The Nothobranchius furzeri strain GRZ-AD chromosome 6, NfurGRZ-RIMD1, whole genome shotgun sequence genome includes a region encoding these proteins:
- the LOC107375027 gene encoding growth arrest and DNA damage-inducible protein GADD45 gamma-like: protein MKSSRKSLKDALLCAQTEDRLTVGVHQSAEIMVEDPDSVSFCVLAVDEEFECDIALQIHFTLIQSFCFDNDISIVRVSDMQRLADIVGDKAEQLEDVHCVLITNPADGSWEDPALEKLHLFCEESRRLNDWLPEISLPER from the exons ATGAAGTCTTCTAGGAAGTCTTTGAAGGATGCTCTGCTGTGCGCTCAAACCGAAGACCGCCTGACTGTCGGAGTTCACCAGAGTGCCGAGATCATGGTCGA AGACCCGGACAGCGTGTCCTTCTGCGTCCTGGCCGTGGACGAGGAGTTTGAGTGTGACATCGCCCTGCAGATCCACTTCACCCTCATCCAGTCCTTCTGCTTCGACAACGACATCAGCATCGTCAGAGTCAGCGACATGCAGCGTCTGGCCGACATCGTGGGCGACAAGGCAGAGCAGCTGGAAGACGTGCACTGCGTCCTCATCACG AACCCGGCTGACGGCTCGTGGGAGGACCCGGCTCTGGAGAAGCTGCACCTGTTCTGCGAGGAGAGCCGCCGTCTGAACGACTGGCTTCCTGAGATCAGCCTCCCCGAGCGCTGA
- the gadd45gb.1 gene encoding growth arrest and DNA-damage-inducible, gamma b, tandem duplicate 1, with the protein MTLEEVLIQKPERAQCTGEALEEVLVAAKDNDSLTVGVYESAKVMNLDPDSVSFCVLAVDEEFECDIALQIHFTLIQSFCFDNDISIVRVSDMQRLADIVGDKAEQLEDVHCVLITNPADGSWEDPALEKLHLFCEESRRLNDWLPEISLPER; encoded by the exons ATGACTCTTGAAGAGGTTCTGATCCAGAAACCGGAGCGCGCTCAGTGCACCGGGGAGGCCCTGGAGGAGGTTCTGGTGGCGGCTAAAGACAACGACTCCCTCACTGTGGGAGTTTACGAGAGCGCTAAAGTGATGAATCT AGACCCGGACAGCGTGTCCTTCTGCGTCCTGGCCGTGGACGAGGAGTTTGAGTGTGACATCGCCCTGCAGATCCACTTCACCCTCATCCAGTCCTTCTGCTTCGACAACGACATCAGCATCGTCAGAGTCAGCGACATGCAGCGTCTGGCCGACATCGTGGGCGACAAGGCAGAGCAGCTGGAAGACGTGCACTGCGTCCTCATCACG AACCCGGCTGACGGTTCGTGGGAGGACCCGGCTCTGGAGAAGCTGCACCTGTTCTGCGAGGAGAGCCGCCGTCTGAACGACTGGCTTCCTGAGATCAGCCTCCCCGAGCGCTGA
- the nim1kb gene encoding serine/threonine-protein kinase NIM1, giving the protein MPGDQYQVTRLKLSHSLCSLTESSDGGPEDEGGGSLHLTPLQKLTTALCKDEKTIKELIIGRRVGFYKVRGEIGYGTFSRVKLAFHALTKDKVALKILDRMRLDTQAQRLLSREISSMESLQHPNVVRLYEVVETPSRLFLVLEYASGGDLHNRICTEGKLSDNSSKITFAQILSAVKYMHNMNIIHRDLKAENVLFTSSGCVKVADFGFSTQVTNRSSALDTFCGSPPYAAPELFRDESYLGPPVDVWAMGVLLFFMVTGSMPFRADTMGKLRRCIIEGSYTLPPWVPGPCQKLIRGILKSVPAERYAIDQMLGCDWLLPVEFPWSLVPPEPSSPLQSLLESEHESLEEEVEEEVRGSLEELGFRAEHLHNNPLSDSRSPVTGVYRILLHRAQKSRGSDSLPVVRGMVRDPKREGLRAYRGLRHTSKFCVLS; this is encoded by the exons ATGCCCGGAGACCAGTACCAGGTGACCCGTCTGAAGCTCTCTCACAGCCTCTGCAGTCTGACAGAGAGCTCCGACGGAGGCCCCGAGGACGAGGGGGGCGGCTCGCTGCACCTCACGCCTCTGCAGAAGCTCACCACGGCGCTGTGCAAAGATGAGAAAACCATCAAGGAGCTGATCATCGGCCGCAGGGTGGGCTTCTACAAGGTCCGAGGGGAGATCGGCTACGGGACCTTCTCCAGGGTCAAACTGGCTTTTCACGCGCTGACCAAAG ACAAAGTGGCCCTGAAAATCCTGGACCGGATGCGACTGGACACTCAGGCTCAGCGCCTGCTTTCCCGGGAGATCAGCAGCATGGAGTCCCTACAGCATCCCAACGTTGTCCGTCTGTACGAGGTCGTGGAGACGCCCAGCCGCCTCTTCTTGGTGCTGGAGTACGCCAGCGGAGGAGACCTCCACAACCGGATCTGCACCGAGGGAAAACTGTCCGACAACAGCAGCAAAATCACCTTCGCCCAAATCCTCTCTGCCGTCAAATACATG CACAACATGAACATCATCCACCGGGACCTGAAGGCGGAGAACGTTCTGTTCACCAGCAGCGGTTGTGTGAAAGTAGCAGACTTTGGGTTCAGCACCCAGGTGACAAACCGCAGCAGCGCCCTCGACACCTTCTGCGGGTCGCCGCCCTACGCCGCTCCAGAGCTCTTCAGGGATGAGAGCTACCTGGGACCACCCGTAGACGTGTGGGCCATGGGCGTCCTGCTGTTCTTCATGGTGACCGGGTCCATGCCATTCCGGGCCGATACCATGGGCAAACTGCGGCGCTGCATCATCGAAGGCAGCTACACTCTCCCCCCGTGGGTACCGGGCCCCTGCCAGAAACTCATCAGGGGCATCCTGAAGTCCGTCCCCGCCGAGCGCTACGCCATCGACCAGATGCTTGGCTGTGATTGGCTCTTACCTGTGGAGTTTCCCTGGTCGTTGGTGCCTCCAGAACCATCAAGTCCTCTGCAGAGCCTGCTGGAGTCGGAGCACGAGAGCctagaggaggaggtggaggaagagGTCCGGGGCTCGCTGGAGGAGCTGGGTTTTCGTGCTGAGCACCTACATAACAATCCGCTGAGTGAcagccgcagccccgtcaccgggGTCTACCGGATCCTGCTGCACCGAGCCCAGAAGAGCAGGGGCAGCGACTCGCTACCGGTGGTCCGAGGGATGGTCCGGGACCCCAAGCGGGAGGGGCTTCGGGCCTACCGGGGCCTCAGGCACACCTCCAAGTTCTGTGTGCTGTCATAA
- the LOC129164459 gene encoding coiled-coil domain-containing protein 152 isoform X2: MTKSNCVNLDRFMEEFGHLEQKIMEFHGKNSVLEVILEDAKKLDKFHQTKEKSLIEVENERLQNDILNLKQQNERAEEVKEKQVQQLVSRMRAEEEHHQRALEAVRQQCHREALHQLETKDAEVKKLLEEKDLDLEEMRRKLKDQERERQSELLKLQMELGAKLARAQSSAQRSHQQQLHGPNLLPQSVFKRKLQYFQEEKNKEISALRQRIRELEASQRASSLSDSKRRKM, encoded by the exons ATGACAAAGTCAAACTGCGTGAACCTTGACAGGTTTATGGAGGAATTTGGACACCTGGAGCAG AAAATCATGGAGTTTCATGGTAAGAACAGCGTGTTGGAGGTCATTCTAGAGGATGCCAAAAAACTTGATAAGTTTCATCAAACTAAAGAAAAGAGCCTGATTGAGG TGGAGAACGAGAGGCTGCAGAACGACATTCTTAATCTGAAACAACAGAATGAAAGAGCAGAAGAG GTGAAAGAGAAGCAGGTTCAGCAGCTGGTCAGCAGAATGAGAGCAGAGGAAGAACATCACCAGAGGGCGCTAGAGGCCGTCAGACAGCAGTGCCACAGGGAGGCTCTTCATCAGC TAGAAACTAAAGATGCTGAGGTGAAAAAGCTTCTGGAGGAAAAAGACCTGGACCTGGAGGAGATGAGGCGGAAGCTGAAGGAccaggagagagagaggcagagcgAGCTCCTGAAGTTACAGATGGAG TTAGGTGCAAAGTTAGCCAGAGCTCAGAGTTCAGCTCAAAGGAGCCACCAGCAGCAGCTGCATGGACCCAACCTGCTTCCACAGAGCGTCTTCAAGAGG AAACTGCAGTATTTCCAGGAGGAGAAGAATAAAGAGATTTCGGCGTTACGTCAGAGAATCAGAGAGCTGGAGGCGAGTCAGCGAGCTAGCAGCCTCAGCGACAGCAAGAGGAGAAAGATGTAG
- the LOC129164459 gene encoding coiled-coil domain-containing protein 152 isoform X1 — translation MTKSNCVNLDRFMEEFGHLEQKIMEFHGKNSVLEVILEDAKKLDKFHQTKEKSLIEEKDCLRVTVNQLQKTLQEQFDLRVENERLQNDILNLKQQNERAEEVKEKQVQQLVSRMRAEEEHHQRALEAVRQQCHREALHQLETKDAEVKKLLEEKDLDLEEMRRKLKDQERERQSELLKLQMELGAKLARAQSSAQRSHQQQLHGPNLLPQSVFKRKLQYFQEEKNKEISALRQRIRELEASQRASSLSDSKRRKM, via the exons ATGACAAAGTCAAACTGCGTGAACCTTGACAGGTTTATGGAGGAATTTGGACACCTGGAGCAG AAAATCATGGAGTTTCATGGTAAGAACAGCGTGTTGGAGGTCATTCTAGAGGATGCCAAAAAACTTGATAAGTTTCATCAAACTAAAGAAAAGAGCCTGATTGAGG AAAAAGATTGCCTTCGTGTCACTGTGAACCAGCTGCAAAAGACTCTGCAGGAGCAGTTTGACCTCAGAG TGGAGAACGAGAGGCTGCAGAACGACATTCTTAATCTGAAACAACAGAATGAAAGAGCAGAAGAG GTGAAAGAGAAGCAGGTTCAGCAGCTGGTCAGCAGAATGAGAGCAGAGGAAGAACATCACCAGAGGGCGCTAGAGGCCGTCAGACAGCAGTGCCACAGGGAGGCTCTTCATCAGC TAGAAACTAAAGATGCTGAGGTGAAAAAGCTTCTGGAGGAAAAAGACCTGGACCTGGAGGAGATGAGGCGGAAGCTGAAGGAccaggagagagagaggcagagcgAGCTCCTGAAGTTACAGATGGAG TTAGGTGCAAAGTTAGCCAGAGCTCAGAGTTCAGCTCAAAGGAGCCACCAGCAGCAGCTGCATGGACCCAACCTGCTTCCACAGAGCGTCTTCAAGAGG AAACTGCAGTATTTCCAGGAGGAGAAGAATAAAGAGATTTCGGCGTTACGTCAGAGAATCAGAGAGCTGGAGGCGAGTCAGCGAGCTAGCAGCCTCAGCGACAGCAAGAGGAGAAAGATGTAG